In Mytilus edulis chromosome 8, xbMytEdul2.2, whole genome shotgun sequence, the genomic window cgttataaagtcaacctgtagctttgatatataataatgatagaatctgaagcgagatgctatataaaatgctcttgctttgtacgttttaaaggcaaaatatacaccccaaacatgccctaacataaaaaggtgcactcgatttttctcttttcgatacaatcgttacctgttttggggaatttttcttgattcacattattgaagggcagacacgaaaatttctgaactaaaagattgatatgttctccgtccgtgattaaaaaaaatcggaggttatgcattttctacatccaacttatagatactatatataaaaaagaagatgtggtattattgccaatgagacagctatccagaaaagaccaaaatgacacaaacattaacaactataggtaaccgtaaggccttcaacaatgagcaaaacccataccgcatagtcagctataaaaggccccgataagaaccatgtcgtcgacttgatatcttattgttttgcattactatgtacatgtaatagatacattgaaaacttatgcaaatgatgtttttaaaataagaaaattgtcgttttatttgtttctattaactttttaaaattttgttactatatcaaacattacagttaacttttatcgctttctcgataaacacagagcttcgattcttttgttctatttcaaaagtgtttccgcctgcatatatcaagacaaattaagattttaatctgcttcctctggacccatacacatgggctcgattaccaaatatttgtatgtattattaatgtttttaatgctccatttattggcattatgtttttctggtctgtgcgtacgttcgtccgttcgtctgtttgtttgtccgtttgtccagcttcaagttaaataaaattgaaacttagtacacattttccctatggtatgatctttttaattctaatgccaaattacagttttatcccattttcatagtccactaaacatagaaaatgatagtgtagatgaggcatccgtgtactagggacacattcatgtttcttcaaattttcgtcgtttcgctgtaaatttgtgttaaaattttaacgtcgatatcaataaatatttcattgtttacgagaaatatgcaatttactatcattgttataaatcctaaatatggccaattatattatagtttaaaaaaagaaatttatgaaacatatttatatccgctaaccgagcccctattgagatcgacaaactcaacaaaaaagctttgaatacaatacagatatttcttagaattgatggtcatcctataaaagttacggtcgtcctatataaattatagtcagtctttacaaattacggtcatcctttacaagttacggtcatctttttaccaatcacggtcatccttgttttatgttacggtcatcttgaaaatattttgattatgatttacggtcatcttaacgattttttcaaatcgaatttcccgtttcatgcacatttctcggaagtaattagtgatttccgagtgattcttttataaatttacatcgtttcaatgtatgatttgtaaagaaaatgatatagaaacactttaacagacaatacagaaactgacctaatttttcatccgacatcttgggatgaccgtgaatgcagttacggtcatcagctttaccccagtgaagaATGAAGGAACTTTCCACAGGTAATCGGACGGAAAACTATTAAAGGAGAAACAATAATTTGAACCTGTATTTAACTAATCATTAAAGCTTCCTTGTTTAATAAGTCAACATACACAAGAAAATCGTAGAGCATCTTTGTAAAAGTTATAATACAAGTATGTCAAAATCGCTAAtgattaaataaacaaatatgtttgtctAAATAGCGTTTCGTAAACATCGTTTTAAATTTGACTCATATAATACGTCGTCAAATTATTTTTTGCGTTAGATGCAAATATTGTGCTTAAGCAACCATGTATGTATTGGTGGACACACACACTTTTTAAATATTCCACCAatgattttgctgtttgtttaGTTaagtgttttttctttattttacaagACCGGGAACTGtcaattttagaaaaagaacTCATACAAGACCGGGAACTGTCAACTTTAGAAAAAGAAGTCAATGTGTTAAAACTAGAAAAGAAGAAAATTGAAATTCGCAAGGCCATTCAAGAAGAAAAAGATTATATAAGTAAATTACAAGTCAGTGAACAAGCAGCAGACAAAACTCCTCTGAAAGGTGAGTTTAATGGTATTATATACTTCCGTTCTGAAAAAATCACTTCCGGTACAATTTGATAACGTATTTGACCCTGCTTTCAaagatttatttttctataaGCTTTCATCTGAAATAAGTACAGAAAAGTCACTTCGGGTTtgcacaaggtcacttccggttagctTTTCAAAGGCATATGGCTTGATACCTAATGCTACagtcctatggctttatgatgtatcaGTATGAATTTAAAGTAATAGGCAAAATAAAGAACATCAAATTAACCTTTCACCTTGAACTCAATGTCAAGGTTATATACCAAAGACTTCAAACCAAAAGACCTAAATTGTAAAGTTAATTAGTTATATCACTGtatgcataattctaaatatgagAGGGGAAAAAACTTCCATTATTTGTcaaagtagatataggaagatgtggcgtgagtgccaatgagacaactccccatccaaataacaatttataaaagtaaaccattataggtcaatgtacggccaccaacacggagccttggctcacaccgaacaacaagctataaagggcctcaaaataaCTAGTGTCAAACCAtccaaacaggaaaatcaacgatctaatctatataaaaacgagaaacaagtaaCACgtataaataacaaacaaacgacagctactgtccatcagattcctgacttaggacaggtgcagaCAATTTgaagcgggattaaacgttttaacggtaccaaaccttctccctttttctaaaacaatagcataacatcacaacatagaaaaacacccGAACGCTGCGATGAAAACCAAACTCAACATCCTTTAGATATAGcgaacaatttggtaaaataaagaatgaaaataactaaaaatttcttcaaatagtAAATTTTATATAACCAGAACCCACTACTCGGTTTTAGTCTTTCACATTGGTAGGCGTTGTGTAATTTCGAGTTTGAAAAGGAAGACAAAGTATCCATCTAGAAATACGGGTTACGCAAATATGCATATCTTACAAATGTAATGAAGCAGAAACGTGTTATAACTTTAAatgtcttggatggagagttgtctcattgacacttctaccacatcttcctatatctacaacTGTAAATGCCTTAATCAACTACCCCACagacatcaaaatataaagtagaATAATAAAATTCGTCCTCCGAATCACATGACAGACTCATTTCGTATATTGTCTTTTGGAGCCACTGCTTTTGGATTTTCAAAGATTTGTTTAAGCTTCCCGCCTTGACATGTCCCGTTATGCCGTTCATTTGTAGCTAGTGCTCAAACAAATTGATACGTACAGTCCTTCAGCCAAAACATGACACTCTGTCATGATATGAATAAGCCTGGGTTAGTATTATGGGAAGGCGGAGCTAAGAACAAGTGTAGTTGTGAAAAGATTAGAGactaagatacatgtataccaaaatgacattgtattttataagtttaaatacactgacaacaccatgacacAATAcagaaaagaccaaaagacaaacaacattatacaatacaaaacattgaaaactaaagaatgagcaacatgaaccccgcTAGATCTCAGGTGTTTCAGAGAGGATGCTGCTaaacatgtggcaaccgtcgtgttgcttatgcaaCTACACAAGCGGTAACGAGCCGGAGTAGTTGTAGCAAATAATACGTGTGTAAATTGAAAAAGTTAATGATGCAATAACCTATTCAAATGAATTAACTACAATTAATCATAAATAGACCTTTCTATGACAGCAGTAGAGGGTCTTCtgtttcatttacaattttaccGTACTCAAATTGTCAATTcgaatgatatacatgtatgataaagcCGTAAAACACAAGGTCATACCGTTTTTACACATATTTAAACTAAAtccgttggatgtgtactgattgaaaGTCAGggaaaacatgatttatttatgaGTTATAATTGGCATTTAACGAATGTAAACTTCGAGTACTCTTATTTTGATGCCTTGTGTCTAGTATCTTTATGTTAGTTGTTGTTGTACCTCGTACATATCGTATGAGTTTAGACAGTTGCAACTGATTTTAACAGTTTGTTCGTATGCTGTGCTGTAACACAACTGTTCCAGGTTAGTGTGAAGATTAATCTGTCACAAACATGATCAACCCCGCCACAATTTTTTATTTGCATGTCCCAAATCAGAGCCTGTAGTACAGTATAGTAGACGTTTGTTCAAGTCTGCacaaaaggacaccccagttcaaacacgtcatgaaatacACAATACCCTTAGTCAGTATTGATTGTtactaccttagcaacaaattagttgacttatggcaggaatcagaagacgttaagatgcggttatccgtttgaatggaggctgcgcacaaagtactaattctttggcgtataacgatcaaccatgatgtgaacaatcatctaaagaaTAATTtagaaatgtctgacattgttaatttcgactacagtaaaagttataaaatgcattttttggtacaataaaacactttattttgttataaaaattttggttagataaaacattttttttcaatatttttttgttctttttaaagcAAATACTATCATTAACTAcgttcaatattattttacaaatattttatccaattccatccaaaataagaggctgattttaaaaaatcaaggtgttgcaatacttttttccatgtgtatatgttTAAATCTCGAAAGTCGATTAGGAGGCAAATCAAGTCAACAGGCAATCACTCTGGGAGGTAAGGAATGAATAAAGGAACTTCAGTAAGAAAGTGAATTGGCGTTCGCACGCTTTCATCCCCCATCACGAGAACTTGTACTGTTTCAAATCTTTTCAATTGGGAATAGTCcacaaaacaacaaataagacTAAATACTGGTAAAAAGCAgtattttgtagaagaaacgcgtaTCTGGTGCACTCATAATTTAATCCTGGTAGGTATCATGAGTTTACCGACAGATTCAAAATGTacgcaaaatatgaaaataaaaattgaaaaaattcttTCATAATTATTACAATAATAAGTCTTACCTCTTTTCTGTGGGTAGACCTTtagattttgttttcattattaggtctttccacctttccatTGGAAGACCTATTGACTTTGTTCTGATTACATGTATTAGATTCTTCCACCTTTCCATTGGAAGACCtgttgattttgttctgattattaggtctttccacttttccattaaaaaatctttagattttgtTCTAATTATCAGGTCTTTCCACTTTACCTTTAGAATTTGTTTTGACTATTATCTTGTTTCTTTCGCAGTCTTGTTATTGTACAAGACGTCGCTTTGGtgtttggtatatgatatcgaacagtttgtgcgcttttgaaactgatcCTATTTAACAGAACACTTTTTCATGTAACAGTTATCTCCCAAACACTGTATTTCTTGTGTCGACTACTCCTTCGCAAcagtaaaagattacgacaagtTTTTTACCTAACTGATCGCTATGTCTTAAGAATGTTGAGCTTGGTTTTCACAGCAGAGTTCCGCCACTCCATATGGGATTTATTTCCCCTCATGcgtttgatataagtgatatgcattacTAACTGTTAAGcaataagtgataaagacatagggcctttttatttgaggttcttggtaaaaaaaaataattagatcaAGGTTAACGTCTACATTTTGCTCATTTTCACTTCTTTTCGTAAACCGTACAATATATTGACAACATATGTATACTAAACTGTAATTTGCAATATGTCGTAACTcctatattttggttgaaagggtgctaAGACAAAAAAtgggagtttttcttatattaagTATTATGCTTACAGTGAAATAAATTATCAACAATTAAAGGTtagatttttgtaaatattgacaatgcaatttcccataggaactccttttacggcttaaactgtaccacttttactatgaagttttgaaaaaatcttatccttgaatagaaagttcatatgcactacaatttttttcaaaggtcataaaatagggctgtgcggcatatttcaACGTTTATATACCCTGAACTTTTCatagtttaaacttacactaattttcttaactacccctaccttgaATGAAAGggtaccacagatttcaatgtaaacaatatgcaaatgtatatttactggtaacattccaaagTTATTTCTCTATGATATGGAAGACAGAGAGCATAACtaggaaccagtatgtaaacaaaataaattttctttgaatattctaaatctccccaaaaaagggtgtggtttgagaaacagctgtatttacaaagtgcaacctatagacCCAGAactcttttgatttgaggtttttggtatttgattttgatattgagctcaaggtcaaaggttagttTGACGTTCTTTATTCTGActtttgctttaaattcatactgatacatcataaagccatatgactGTAGCATTAGTATCAAGCCATGTGACTGaaaaagccaaccggaagtgaccttgtacaaaccaaaaaatgtcaaataaactatCAAATAGTACCGGAAGTGACATTCTTCAGAACGGAACCTCTCTTATTTCAAACAGAATTGTAAAGAAACCATATACTTTTGGAATCAGCAAACAATGAGCTTTCATTAGACACTGGTAATGACATTGAAAACGGacttttaacattgtcatataaaaaataatccttagaagtggaaagaccttcaatcgTTCTCTGatcaattggtttttaattattattgatattatcaaaacaaaactCGACATTTACACAAACACTGTACATTTTAAAAAGATTGCACATTTATGTCTTTTGGAAAATTAAAGGTCAAACCAATTGCAAATAACAATTGACTTACTATTACCTTGCTAACACAATTTCAGTGTTGTTACCAAAGGGTTATGATGGAACACTGACTTACAACTATGATGAGATGGCACAATCTTACTGTGCGTGTCTGTCATCAGTCTGGGTTTTTGCTCTTCGACGAGACTGTGCGAGGGGAGCGGATACTTGCAACAATATATGTGCTAGTGCAAAGAATGCAATACTGGCTTCAATTAGTAATCAGGGAACACGGTGAGTTTTAACTATTTAACTTTTTATgtgattttaaatataattatatatatctctatgttttatactgcaactagatgtgtttatttcttaaatatagtaacacagttatattttgtgcaatgtcgatttcatcaTGGATCACTTTTTCCACAATCAGGGGTTCCTTAAAGGaagaaaataagtttgaaattaaTAATACAGTTTAAATAGTCAGCAATGTATTAATTCAAGTTGCAGTATGAAAACAATATAAGGTCAATTTCAGAaaacatataaacttttttgtattcggCGCAAAACTGTGGAAGACCTTGGCAAAACCTCGCCCtttcccagtttctcagcctcctacaaaaaaaagttataatttttctgacattgacctaatattgtacaTTAAGTTACGTTTGATTTTACAGACACTAAACTATGTTAAAATCATACCGGgataattcatacttttattctatttctttgaattttgttAATAGTATTCACTGGGATATTTTAGCGTCACTCTTTACTACAAAGCAACATAGGATACAAGTATGTGCTAAACACAATTTGATTTACTTCAGTAACTCTGATGAACTTATGTAGACCTAAATTAAAGGTCTTTTCGAATGATACTCTAATTTATGGTCATCTCAACTTAGTTGACTTGTAGTCAGATTCTGTCCGGATACTACATTCTTTTTATTGGCTATTGCAAACATGCATTGCATACTTAATTTACGCGAATACCAACGTACAAAGCGAAACGAAAACATTTGCAATGTGTGCTTTTCTtcaatattctatttttaaaatcaaactaaatttgCTGCCAAAGATATCAAACAATATAAGTCGGAACTAactacttataaatatgttaaaatgaAAACGATTTATCATCGCTTCAAAAAAGAACTTTAAGATCTAATTTCCTTTTTTaactgtaaaaattaaaaataaacttaagatttttttttttgttttaaccgTAAAAATGAAAGTAGCAGCAATATATGTTCATGTATGTTAATGACTCCTTCTATAGCAATGTTTATTACGAAATTTTTTAAGTGTAAATATATCAAAACAGCAAAGTAAATGAATTATAGAGATGTGCCATTGTGTACATATGCCAAAGGAAAGCTCCATTCTCTGCATTATTACTTATTGttttattgcatttaatagaaaatggGGATTTTTTGACAAATACAGACAACATTTTTGCAGAAAGTCCATAGACTTTAACGTGTAATAAATATCTGAATTTATAAACGTCATCATTGCTAACACGGCATGCAAAAATCCTCAACCTATCAAGCACACGGTTAACTAGTTTCTCAATTTAGATAAGTAACATGATATtctaaaaaatgttataaatcaatttgataaaattaatttttaagctgaggattaaaaagtaaaatcacaaaaatactgaactccgaggaaaattcaaaacggaaaggcccttatcaaatggcaaaatcaaatgataaaacaaatcaaacgaatggacaacaattgtaaTATTTCTGAAAGTACTCTTGTTCTTTGCATTTTCTCAAACTGTcggaatattgaaaaaaaaaaagccgCTACCCAATCAAGCTGTCTTTCGTAGTGCGCCTccgtctgtttttttttttgttggaatcATAAGAAGTTGTGAAGAGCCTGAACAGCGAGATCGTACAAGCACGTGCATGTTTACTTGTTCCTGTTTGTAAGCAAGGCCGATACCTTTCAAAGCAcagtatataataaaaaaaatttattttgaattgcaaGCTTTCTCGTCTTGGTGATAACACATGCTGCtgtattttgcattttttgtatGTTTCTTAATGTCGTACAAGCGGCTGTTgtgataaaaggtaaaatcacaaaaatactgaacttagaggaaaatcaattcggaaagtccataatcacatggcaaaatcaaataacaaaacgcataaaaaacgaatggataagaactgtcatattcctgacatggtacaggcattttcaaatgtagaacatgatggattaaacctggttttataccgCTAACCCTCtaactttgatgacagtctcatcaaattccgttatatttacattgatgcgtctactaaacacaataaataaaaaagtcaaaatatgggtacatcagtcatcatcgtataacaatttaaaGGAACATAGACCAAGATTGAAAatagtacaaaagttatatacagaatttataagaatccacaaatagttaattcctcTACGCGATTGATGGATTTTGACGTTTAttgttcaacgtattttgtaattcataatagaaatatatcataatgacataaaatagaacaatatcatactgacgggatcttttaaagtacagagtcacgttataagaaccaaagaaatacaataagtcgcatatacaaaacacgccaccaaaaaatgaaagacaatacaaacacgagacacattgacgagatgtataagtaccgagccacgtcaaacggatatcacataaaaccattcaacagtaaaagtaatattattaatagagcaaagacaaatgaaagaactataaaacacgttgttaagatgataaacaacatcagtacgcagaaagTAGCGAATTCAAAGCATCACATGTTACAGATATAACATGACAGAATACAACAATATGTTTCTTTGTACTTTTAGAGTCAGTTGCTTCGATGGATACAAGGTTAGTAAAAACCATAACAGACTCCGAGACAACCCATCGACTGCACAGCCTGATTCAAACACAGTTATCTTCAAGACCTACGGTTACGGTAGTGGTGGATGTACCTGGAAAGCTAACCATTGTGGTCCAAACTACTGCTGTTGCAAAGCCTTCTAAAAGGTCTGAGAAAATTCAATCTCGGTTACCGATGAATTTACCTATCCTATAATGTTGCCTTTTATATCAAATATAGCAAATGTCAAAGATATTCTCTTTCCTTGTTTTGAAACTTTGTCAGATAATCGGAATCCTTTGGTATTGTATGTTAAGTGTAAATAAAACTTTACCTGCTAACGTCTACTTCTATGTTCATGATTTTATCACATAcagttaaaaatattaaaaagtagatgtggtatgattgccaatgagtcaactatccacaaaagaccaaaatgacacagacattaataactataggtcaccgtacggccttcaaaaagcCATTCTTAAAAAATTCATTTaatccttaatattatttcatagTTTCTTTAAGACAAAAATGCCAAAGTTAAATGTCGGGAAAAACTAGAGACCCCTTTTCGCAAAGATatcacatcttcatatatatgtaggactctcgAGTGCGATGGGGACGgtaagtacgatggtcacgctaaagtacgatggtatacgctaaagtgcgatccCTCAAgacgctaaagtccgatggtctGTGAAAGTATAGACGTTAGAAATATACAGACTAAAAATGAACACGCCGGAagacaaatttcaaatatttgattaAGAACTTTTCAACAAAATGTCAGTaacttaattaattttaattttaacagaGCTTTGTTGGCTCAAGCAAATGTGTTTTATTGTGGAAGCTGGAAGAAGAACTTGTAACAGTATCCTTTAGTCGATCGTTTTACTATAGGCCTTATAGATACAAGTAGTTTTCGCATAGATATCCTGTATCCTGCTTTTATTGGAAGCGAACGGATACATTTGAATCGTTGTTTATGTTGCAGATTATTTGGCACTTAAACTTTTCATGCGTAAAATATAAATTGTCGTCTAGAATATGACTAGTAGTAAGTACATTGCAGGAAAATATAACATGAATGTGTAGTCGctacaaaaaaaaggaaaattaaggTCGGCGAACATCGCCTTTCTCTCTTCTTTAAATTAAATCGTAAACATTAAATGTTACTTTTTCCGATATTAAACGAATTTTGTATATGTAATTTACAAGGACGATTGTAAGGGGAGTTGTTACCATAAGTAATAGGCTACAATGTGTGAACGGCAAGGTTTACCAATTATCACAATACTTTATACGCTCGAATTGTTAAAAAATTCTTTACAAAAAACATAGTATGTTGTAAAACCTAAACtaacctattatagctgactatgcggtatgggctttgctcattgtt contains:
- the LOC139484634 gene encoding uncharacterized protein isoform X1, producing the protein MYWWTHTLFKYSTNDFAVCLVKCFFFILQDRELSILEKELIQDRELSTLEKEVNVLKLEKKKIEIRKAIQEEKDYISKLQVSEQAADKTPLKVLLPKGYDGTLTYNYDEMAQSYCACLSSVWVFALRRDCARGADTCNNICASAKNAILASISNQGTRVSCFDGYKVSKNHNRLRDNPSTAQPDSNTVIFKTYGYGSGGCTWKANHCGPNYCCCKAF
- the LOC139484634 gene encoding uncharacterized protein isoform X3; its protein translation is MNIQTTLLSIFVCVLLPKGYDGTLTYNYDEMAQSYCACLSSVWVFALRRDCARGADTCNNICASAKNAILASISNQGTRVSCFDGYKVSKNHNRLRDNPSTAQPDSNTVIFKTYGYGSGGCTWKANHCGPNYCCCKAF